A single Apostichopus japonicus isolate 1M-3 chromosome 11, ASM3797524v1, whole genome shotgun sequence DNA region contains:
- the LOC139975899 gene encoding uncharacterized oxidoreductase SP_1686-like, which produces MSASTEDRKKLRCIIIGAGNRGFRYSQYALDFPERLQVVAVADPNEKALRRMKEAHNIPDDNIHRDWKEIATKDKYADFVVVATPDRHHKDPTVSFAKKGYHILLEKPMAISEEDCKEIAHVCKQHKVMLGVCHVLRYFPPMRKIKEIIMSGRIGDVVNIQHLEPVGFWHFGHSYVRGNWRNEAESTFSLLAKCCHDVDLIMWWMGNKRCEKISSFGSLVHFTKENKPAGAGSRCLECNVEQTCPYSAKKLYLGQFNSGNKGWPISVICNAEEPTLERVTNALKTGPYGKCAYECDNDVCDNQVVNMSFSGGATANLTMIAYTQRTCQRVVKIFGTKGEIRFDNQALQVYDFLSGKQETITLPSAPQEKSSLQGHDGADYFTFHSFVKAVQTNDPSLILSGPDDSLASHLLVFAAEKSRRQNRIVDTLTELPSW; this is translated from the exons ATGTCTGCCTCAACTGAAGATCGCAAAAAGCTGAGATGTATAATAATTGGAGCTGGAAATAGAGGATTTAGATACAGCCAGTATGCCTTAGACTTTCCTGAAAGGCTCCAG GTGGTGGCTGTTGCTGATCCAAATGAGAAAGCCTTGAGAAGGATGAAGGAAGCCCATAATATTCCTGATGATAATATCCATCGAGATTGGAAAGAGATTGCAACAAAAGACAAATATGCTGATTTTGTGGTAGTTGCAACACCAGATAGACACCATAAG GATCCTACTGTCAGCTTTGCAAAGAAGGGTTATCACATTTTACTGGAGAAGCCAATGGCA ATTTCTGAGGAAGATTGTAAAGAAATTGCACATGTCTGTAAACAGCACAAAGTCATGCTTGGAGTTTGCCACGTTCTACGCTACTTTCCACCAATGCgcaaaataaaggaaattatCATGAGTGGAAGAATCGGTGATGTGGTGAATATACAGCACTTGGAAcct GTAGGCTTTTGGCACTTTGGTCATTCATATGTTAGAGGTAACTGGAGAAATGAAGCAGAATCTACATTTTCTTTGTTGGCAAAATGCTGtcatgatgttgaccttatcatgtgGTGGATGGGGAACAAAAG ATGTgaaaaaatatcatcatttgGATCCTTAGTTCATTTCACAAAGGAAAATAAG CCAGCAGGAGCAGGAAGCAGATGTTTAGAATGTAACGTGGAACAGACATGCCCTTATTCAGCAAAGAAACTCTATCTTGGGCAATTCAATTCG GGGAACAAAGGTTGGCCAATTTCAGTGATATGCAATGCTGAAGAACCAACTCTAGAAAGAGTAACAAATGCATTGAAGACAGGACCATATGGAAAATGTGCTTACGAATGTGACAATGATGTTTGTGATAATCAG GTGGTGAACATGTCATTCTCAGGCGGTGCCACAGCAAATCTCACCATGATTGCATACACACAGAGAACTTGTCAAAGAGTTGTCAAGATATTTGGAACCAAG GGTGAAATCAGATTTGACAACCAGGCATTACAGGTTTATGACTTCCTCTCTGGAAAACAAGAGACTATAACTTTGCCATCAGCTCCACAAGAAAAATCCAGCCTACAAGGACATGACGGCGCAGACTATTTTACATTCCATTCTTTTGTTAAAGCCGTCCAG ACAAATGATCCATCTCTGATATTGAGTGGGCCAGATGACTCGCTGGCCAGTCATTTGCTGGTGTTTGCAGCTGAGAAATCCCGACGTCAAAACAGGATTGTGGATACTCTTACTGAATTACCTAGCTGGTAG